GCTTTTGGTACTTAAGGAAAAAGGTTTTAAAAGTATAGAAGATATGAATGAAGCAACGATAGGTGTAGCTCAAGGAGCAACAACCAGAAAGCTTGTGGGCGATTCAGCCAAGGATAAGGGCGTGAATGTCAAATTTAGCGAATTTCCTGATTATCCAAGTATAAAATCAGCCCTTGATGCAAAAAGAGTTGATGCTTTTGCTGTAGATAAGTCGATTTTGCTTGGTTATGTCGATGAAAAAAGTGAAATTTTACCAGATTCTTTTGCCCCGCAAGATTATGGCATAGTTAGTAAAAAAAGTAATGCAGAACTTGCTACTTTTATCGATCAATTTGTTGATAATAATACGGCTTTATTTGAAGAACTTGAAGCAAAATGGGAGCTTAAATAAGTCTTATGTTAAGAGATTTTTTAGCTCCGTTTATTGATGAGCAAAGCACTAATCCTTTTGCTGTTTCTAAATTTGTAAGCACCTTAGAACATGCGGAGTATTTTCTTAGTGGCTTTGCTTATACCTTGTCGGTAAGCTTTTTAGCCCTAGCTATAGCTTTGATCTTTGGTACTATTGGCGGGGTTATGGCTACAAGTAAGAGTAAGATTTTACGAGCTTATACTAGGATTTATGTTGAAATTTTCCAAAATACTCCTTTAGTCATACAAATTTTCTTTTTGTATTTTGCTTTGCCACCCTTGGGGATACATTTAGATGTGTTTTTGGTCGGAGTTTTAGGCGTTGGAGCTTATCATGGTGCTTATGTTAGTGAGGTCGTAAGAAGTGGGATACAATCAGTTCCTAAAGGACAATTTGAAGCCGCAAGCTCTCAAGGCTTTACCTATGTGCAACAAATGCGTTATATCATCGTGCCTCAAACCATAAAAATCATCTTGCCACCGCTTACAAATCAAATGGTCAATTTAATCAAAAATACCTCGGTTTTACTCATAGTCGCAGGAGGAGAGCTGATGTATCAAGCTGATATTTACGCAGGGGATAGCTTAAATTACGCTCCAGCTTATATCATCGCTGCGATTTTGTATTTTATCATTTGCTATCCTTTGGCGTATTTTGCAAAATTTTATGAAGATAGACTTAAAAAAGCTCATTTAGCGAGGTAAAATTATGGAAAATGTTTTTAATATACAAAATTTAGAGTTTTTATTTAAGGGTCTTGTTTTAAGTCTTATCATCGCCCTTGCAACCTGTGTTATTTCTGTGATTTTGGGAACTTTTTTAGCAATCACTAGAAATTATGGGGATAAAATAAGCAGAAAACTTGCCGCTTTTTATGTTGAGGTTTTTAGAAATTCTCCTTTACTTCTTTGGATGCTGGCTGCTGTTTTTGTTTTGCCTAGTTTTTTTCCTTTGCCGAGTTTTATTAGCAATGATTATGCGAGTGCTTTTTGGGGAACTATAGGCTTTAGTCTTTATACAAGCTCGGTTATGGCAGAAATCATACGCGGAGGTTTAAACTCAGTTCCTAAAGGACAATTTGAAGCTGCTTATTCTCAGGGCTTTTCTTCCTTTTTTACGCTTTTTTATATCATTTTACCACAAGCTTTTAGAAAGGCAATTCCTTCCATGCTTTCTCAAGTTGTCACCACTGTCAAGGATACCTCGTTTTTAGCAGGGCTTCAAATCGCAGAACTTACTTATCAATCAAAAATTTTGCTTGCTCAATTAAAAAGTTTTGAAGAAATTTTAGCTATGTTGGCTCTTGTTGCTACGATTTATTTTGTGATTTGTTTCTTTCTTTCCGTGCTTGTGAGGTATTATGAGAAAAAAACAGCTTATGCTTTTTAGCTTGTTTCCTAACATTTAAAGCCTGTTATTAAAGCAAGGTTTAACGAATTTTGTATTAAAATAGGCTCTAAATTTCTAAAAGGTTTTTATATGCGTGGTTATAAAATTTTCTCAGGCTCAGCAAATATAGAATTTGCAAAGTTAATCTCAAAATACCTTTCCTTACCACTAAGCGATGCGGGGATTAAGCGTTTTAGTGATGGAGAAATCAGTGTTCAAATCGATGAAAGCGTTCGTGGTAAAGATGTTTTCATTATCCAAAGCACTTGCGTTCCTACAAATGACAATCTCATGGAGCTTCTTATCTTAACTGATGCTTTAAAGCGTTCAAGTGCAAGCTCAATCACAGCTATTATCCCTTATTTTGGCTATGCAAGACAGGATAGAAAAAGCACCCCAAGAGTTCCTATCACAGCTAAGCTTGTGGCAAATTTGATCCAAACAGCTGGCATTGATAGAGTGGCTACTATTGATTTGCATGCTGGACAAATTCAAGGTTTTTTTGATATTCCTGTGGATAATCTTTATGGAAGTATTATTTTTAATGATTATATTAGGGCTAAAAATTTTAAAGATCCTATTATCGCAAGTCCTGATATAG
This genomic interval from Campylobacter sp. MIT 99-7217 contains the following:
- a CDS encoding ribose-phosphate pyrophosphokinase; protein product: MRGYKIFSGSANIEFAKLISKYLSLPLSDAGIKRFSDGEISVQIDESVRGKDVFIIQSTCVPTNDNLMELLILTDALKRSSASSITAIIPYFGYARQDRKSTPRVPITAKLVANLIQTAGIDRVATIDLHAGQIQGFFDIPVDNLYGSIIFNDYIRAKNFKDPIIASPDIGGIARARSVAKSFDLDIVIVDKRRERANESEVMNIIGNVKDKDVILVDDIIDTAGTITKAAEVFKEKGAKSVMACCTHAVLSGPAYERISSGALDELVVTDTIPLKQEHSKIKVLSVAPIFGEVIRRVYHNESVNSLFI
- a CDS encoding amino acid ABC transporter permease, translating into MENVFNIQNLEFLFKGLVLSLIIALATCVISVILGTFLAITRNYGDKISRKLAAFYVEVFRNSPLLLWMLAAVFVLPSFFPLPSFISNDYASAFWGTIGFSLYTSSVMAEIIRGGLNSVPKGQFEAAYSQGFSSFFTLFYIILPQAFRKAIPSMLSQVVTTVKDTSFLAGLQIAELTYQSKILLAQLKSFEEILAMLALVATIYFVICFFLSVLVRYYEKKTAYAF
- a CDS encoding amino acid ABC transporter permease, which gives rise to MLRDFLAPFIDEQSTNPFAVSKFVSTLEHAEYFLSGFAYTLSVSFLALAIALIFGTIGGVMATSKSKILRAYTRIYVEIFQNTPLVIQIFFLYFALPPLGIHLDVFLVGVLGVGAYHGAYVSEVVRSGIQSVPKGQFEAASSQGFTYVQQMRYIIVPQTIKIILPPLTNQMVNLIKNTSVLLIVAGGELMYQADIYAGDSLNYAPAYIIAAILYFIICYPLAYFAKFYEDRLKKAHLAR